Part of the Catalinimonas alkaloidigena genome is shown below.
GGTGTTCATCACGCTTTGGTAGTTATTCTGTTCATCGGAAAAAGGTTGGCCAATGTCTTCCAGATACTGATCATACAAGCCACAGGTGACATAACTACCTCCTGTTTTAATCAGAGGAACCACCTTCTCAAGGTACAGATCATAAAAGGGGTCAATCACATAATCAAACCCTTTCAGCATATGGATAGCTTCATGAAGACGCTGGCTTCCAATACTATTATGCTTTCTATCTACTATAAAAACATCACTGGCACCCAGAGCAGTTAACTGATCCGCGAAGCAGGCGGAAGTGGTGAGCGCATACACATTGGCTCCCTTTGATTTCAGGGTATTTAAGGCAAATAATGAAGTATTGGATGTAGCGGCAGTAAGCAACACATTGTTTCCTTCCTGAATCTTGAGCCGCCTGACGATACTGCCGATCGTTTGTCCGCCAATTGTGAACCCGGCGGCTACTTCATCCGACATGTTTTCAGGTATTCTGGCCAGCTTGCCATAATGGAATACTTCGTACTCTTTGGAAGCATTGTTGGTAGGCAGACCGGGAGTGGCACCCTCAAATCCTGAATCAGGATATGCTCCGTTGCCAATGACCCTGTCGCCTATTGCTAAACCTTTCACCGAAGTGCCGGCAGCCACTACTTCGCCTACGAACTCTGAGCCTATAGGAAAGTAGTAGTGCTTGTCCTGCCGGCTGTTACAGTACTTCAGCGACTTAAAGATGAGCGACTTGTCACGGTAGTTGAGCGAAAAGCCTTTTTTCTTCACCAGCACCTTCTGACTGTTAGCCGGGTCCTGACCGTCAAATATGATGTTTTCTGTCTCCAGTAGACCGATAGTAACTTCTACGCCATCCATTATCAGGGAAGTCACCAGCTGTTTATCTGATACTGCCTCTTTTAAATTGGGACTACATATAGCGACCTGCTTCATAATTTTATTGGTTAAAAATGTAGACGATATTTTCAAAAATCCGCTCCAGTAGATTACGTTCGTTGGTGACGACCTCGCCCATACCCACCATGTCATGCTTAAATTCCAGACTTTTGTTAAAGTTTGTTTTGAGTCCGTTAGGTAGACTTATGGTTATCAGGTAATAATTTTCTTTGCCCAGCAGGGTTACTTCCTCTTTGGTAAGAGGGGAGATGCTCTCCACTACGCCATGCACCGTACCAAACTCTTTATAAGGATAGTCTTCCAGGTTAATCATCACTCTCTGCCCCAGTTCTACCTTTCCCGCGCCATGGGTTGGCATTTCGGCATGACCCGTCAGCCCGGCATTATCCGGTATGATGCTGAACACTTCCTCTCCGCTTTTCACAAACTCATTGTCTTTCCAGAAATCCAAAAATTCAAGCGTACCATCTATGGGTGCTTTAAGCACATAAGTCTGTTCCCAGTCGGTGATGGCAGACATCAGATTGTTGTAGTGCTCCCATAAAGCCAACTCCAGCCTGATGAGGGTCTCAGTATCATCAAACTGTATTTCGTGGGTTTGATTGCTGAGTTCCAGAATTTGAGACTCTACCCTGATCATATCGGCTCTGAAGTTTTCAAAGTCTTCTGTTTTGTTCAAAAAAATAATTTTAGAGTCTTCATAGTCTTCCTCAGAAATTACCTTTTCCATAAACAGCTGTGAGTCTCTTTCCCATTTTTTCTTGAAAATAGACAGCTCTTCTTTTTTCACCCGTATGAGGGTTTCTTTCTTGTTTAGCAGCTTTTTGTAGTTACTGATCTGCTGATGAAGAAA
Proteins encoded:
- a CDS encoding quinone oxidoreductase family protein, with translation MKQVAICSPNLKEAVSDKQLVTSLIMDGVEVTIGLLETENIIFDGQDPANSQKVLVKKKGFSLNYRDKSLIFKSLKYCNSRQDKHYYFPIGSEFVGEVVAAGTSVKGLAIGDRVIGNGAYPDSGFEGATPGLPTNNASKEYEVFHYGKLARIPENMSDEVAAGFTIGGQTIGSIVRRLKIQEGNNVLLTAATSNTSLFALNTLKSKGANVYALTTSACFADQLTALGASDVFIVDRKHNSIGSQRLHEAIHMLKGFDYVIDPFYDLYLEKVVPLIKTGGSYVTCGLYDQYLEDIGQPFSDEQNNYQSVMNTILTNNISIVGNCLGCNEDLVRAIDDYQSIKTHVVIDSVYKGTEIRAFFDRTFNQQERFGKVVYLYDN
- a CDS encoding HlyD family efflux transporter periplasmic adaptor subunit is translated as MATQLQDSSELSLRSEKTQDVMDRMPNWFIRWGTIIILMLILLVFAFSWLIRYPEVVLSEVSITTTNPPLKIVAKSPGNLRLEQISPGQKVSRGQYIAVIENSANARDVVALREKLIAFKANYEEVNSAGLDFFPESLSLGSLQILFSDFLKTYQEIILVDKLNRNGSQLTFLHQQISNYKKLLNKKETLIRVKKEELSIFKKKWERDSQLFMEKVISEEDYEDSKIIFLNKTEDFENFRADMIRVESQILELSNQTHEIQFDDTETLIRLELALWEHYNNLMSAITDWEQTYVLKAPIDGTLEFLDFWKDNEFVKSGEEVFSIIPDNAGLTGHAEMPTHGAGKVELGQRVMINLEDYPYKEFGTVHGVVESISPLTKEEVTLLGKENYYLITISLPNGLKTNFNKSLEFKHDMVGMGEVVTNERNLLERIFENIVYIFNQ